The following is a genomic window from Carassius carassius chromosome 24, fCarCar2.1, whole genome shotgun sequence.
CGTCCCACTGCCAGACGTGTAAATAAGCTTCCCTGTGGGAGAAGAGGGAACCACTGCGCTGTGCAGTGCTCTCACGTACACCAGTAATCACCTCCATTGTTTATGCTCCACAgcgcacacacaaaaatacaaggATTTGTCTTTATGTGGCCAGTGCTGCATATAAACTGAAAATGCATCTCAGACGTGCTAAAACAAAAGCCAGGCAGTGTATTGCCTGTGTGTATTTGCCTGTGACCCCCTCTAGAGGATCACAATGGAACTTCCTCTATTATCGCAACCATATGTTCATTTTCCAGAGATGTTTTTTGAATAGGATTCATAGCTGGATAATATTGGAAActgatatataattaaatgtattccaAGTACACGTAAAATTAGATGTAAATAACTtactaaaaataaagaaattaattaatttgttgttGATTAATTTCTTGGTTAAGTTCTTGGATGTGTTCTAAATgtgatctatctatatatctatcaaCAGCTATTTCCATTCATCGAGTTCTTGAATTTTGGAAAACGTGATGTAATGAAAAAAGCGAGTGCTGGTAGCCAGTGGGGTGTCTGACGTGGGGGGCTCGCCCTCTAAATAAACTTAGGAGTTCAGGGAGGAGAAAGAGACGGCAGAGAGCTGAAGTCATCAGTTACCAGACGAGCACGCGAGCTGAGAGGAGGCGAGAGAAAGGGAGAGGTAGTGAATTGCTCAACCGTGAAACTGTGAGCTATCGAGATTGAATAAAGAAGAGCGACGTCTCGGTGACTTTAGAAATTAAGCGTCAGAGTTTCACTGAAAGTTCCTCGAGATGCTGTGATGAGGATGACGCGAGGACCTCCTACATATTAGGCTCAATAAATAAAGTAACCTTCTCACCTGGACGTGTCGTGCGGAATCACAGTGGGGAATACATACAGTAATTCAGGAAGACAATCCAACTTTACCACCATGCCAGTTTAATTTGATTCCCTCCTCCCCATATTTAAGTTTTGCTTACAGTGCGCTGGATGGAGAACTAACACTTTCATTGTTTCCATGGAATGAGAGGCTCTCTCTTTGGATATCTCACAGTGGCACATATGTGGATTGCCTCCAATATGTTACTGCCGAATCGGCCCAGGTGCATTTGGGCCACTGAAAATTCTGTTTCTCTTGCGCGTGAGCACAGCTGGGGCTTCTGCCCGGTTTAGGAATAACTTATTGAGTAGGTTATTGCACTGATCAACGTGCGATAAGGGACATTGAAATTGACGGGACAAGCATCATTCCCCTGATTACTATGCAATTACAATTGATCTCCATAGTTTTGATCTTGCATTGTATGGAATACACAAACTGTCAGCATCAAGACTCAAGGCACCGGCTAAACAAACGTAAGTTCTACGCGCTGTTGATCTGATGCGTTGCGCACACCTGCTTATCTCTTACGGCCTGTTTGTGTGAAGCACATTCATTTTTTTGTAATCATTATGTTTTGAAATACATGCTATGTTATACTTTTTGAAacgataaattattattttataagttaAAGTCTCTTTTGGGAAAATATTGATATTGCATTATCAGGTAATAGGACACGGTTAAGGTTTAGagtctttttatcattttatttatttatttattggcaaCTAATTTGCTCCACATTTAATAGCCTATAGAATTCTAAATATAAAAAGATAATCAGTGTCATCGACACTCGCAGTATAGCCATATGCTGCTGATAAAAAGCAGTAGGCTTTTTTCAGCAGCTAAAAAATCTGCCGAAACGTAggcctatattttttttaatgacaactGTTTTTCCCCGTGTATTTTGAGACAAATAGCCTGGGTTGCCAAGTGTGCTGTTCGACAACTGTGGCAGATTTTATCTCaccaatttatatataatatgttatataagtatataatatatatataagtcgtaTGGTACTGTGTACATTGTATAAGAAACCACCTGTTTCTTGTATTGCAAAGTGTATTGCAAACTTTTTAAATAGTAGgctataggcctacagtaaatcaAGCTATTTTCTAAGTGATTCTaaagttgatgtttttaaaactattttataaaatgtgaaaatctgagagaaaaaagggaaaaaaaacgtttttttttttttttttttataaaaaagggGGTTCGGTTTTTTTGGggatttattggttttatttagtGGACTGTTTTTGTTACAAAGACTTGGCAACCCCCAAAACAGCGTAGTGTTGCTTGAGATGAACCAGTCTCAGTGAAACTGCGCTCGTCACTTAAGCCTGTTTTTGATCTTTATTGGTTTGGTGGCTTAGTATGAGGAATATTTCACTTGTATCCCACTGTGAGGACAAAACAGATGCTTAGGCATCCAAGATAAACTTCTGATGGAAAATGTTCCGTTGAGGTAAAAGCTAGAAGACGCGTGAAAATGTGTCAcgacagtgacagtgacataatgTTTCAATTTATTAGACACTTTTGAGGTTTGATTCGGACACATAACTTAATCGGCAAGGGACACACTGctgattttgtcatttaaattttgttttaggTTACGTAGCAGTTCTTATGTTAACATACCTTCCATTAACGAGTCACGTATTAGTCGTATTTTGCTTCATTGTCTTGTGCTATCATTGTTGTGGTCAGTGCGAACATGGAAGTATGAATTTTCACACCATTATTAGCCTGTACATTCGTTGTGCACCGCTCTTCCTGCGTCAATGGCCAGTCCAGTGTCGTGTTTGGATCGCTCTCTAGCGGCCACTACATTACGCAGTAAACCCTTTAGTGCGCTTATTGGTCCGTTTGTTGACTGTTCTTTTGCTGCTCGCGGAGATATCACTAACAGAAGCACAGCGCGTTTCCTGTTTTCTTCAAGTTTGCAACAGAGTCGAGTATATCCTTTGAAAAAAAGTGCTGTTTTTGGTTTTACAATTCATGTCCCGAACCTCTCTCACCCCGTCCAGGACCATCTTTATAGTTGAACTGAGCACATCAAATATTTGTACATGTTAAAAAGATTTAGTTTAAACTAACATGCTCAGAAATTCCTCAAAAGATCATTTTAATTAGATGTATTACTGATGAAGGCAAGGCTGTAACCAAATTCTCAGGATTGTGGGGGACCATGTGTAATTTGCGGGTCATGTCCCCCTTCGCTGTCTGTGGTGGTTATTGGCCCTAGATGAAGtgtttatatgaatatttttggtttacaagagagagaaacaaaatttGGATAAACTCTGAATTGCTCTGAAATACGAAATTCAACAAGCTCCAGAACTGTGTAATTGAGTATGCTTTTATTTCAATAAGCAAGGAGAACAAATAGGTCTCTAAAGGCTCGATTAGAATGAATGCATAAATATGGTCCAAATTAGCTGTTGACAAAGCCAACTATATGCAACAGAATAGCTTTTGGTATCAGGGAGCCACAAAAATGTCATTGTGGCTTTGTGGCACTCACTGGGTTGTTTCAGCTCTGATAGAAAAAAGTGATATTTTGGAATTCAAAATACAAAACCCTTAACCATCTTTTCTGTATTAAACCTAGATGCTGCTAGAATTGTGGACTGTGGTCAGGACATTGTCTTCAGCATACTAAATATGTGCTCTCATGTGTCCAGTCAGACTTTGACAGCTAGTTAGTTCAGCACACAactgttattttgaatttaaagagGGAAAGATTTGGGTTATCCTTAAATACTAGAAATttcagcatattttttttttaaattcacatatctcaaaatatttcaaagagATGCTTTTAATAGATACGGGTGAGCAGGGTGATGGATATTTATATGCATGGTCAAATCTATGCTGGTGGTGTGTGAATGGTGGCAGACACTGTAGCAATGAAGTGTGACAAACGTGATGACCGCCATCCATTTGTATGCACCAGCCATCATCAGATGCTGCTAATTAAGAGACTTTGAAACGTTTGTGATGGACAGAAACTTGGGTGAATGAACTAATTTATCAGTTCACAGAGAGTGACCAAACGGTCGCCTGACCTCAAACATTTCCTGTCTTCTGTCTGTGCATGTCTGTGTCTCCGCCTTGATGAGTAAAAGCCACAAGGATTTGATTTGCATTTAAAATAGACACCTTTTAAATACCAACGAATTTGTAACATCTGATACTtataacatctgaatattttctttGGATTTTTTGACTGTTTTGCAAAAGTGctttatttgtaaaatttgtgTATTTTTAGTATATTCTCTATTTGAGGGTTCTAGGTCGCAGAGGACATAAAATGTGAGGTCACCACAAGAAGAAGCCTTGTAAGTAATGTTCCACACAGCTTTGTCAATGACAGGAACTTATATGTGAATAAAGCCATGGCTGTGTTTTTTAGTGAATTATATTTGCTTGTGTGTGGCCTCCCCATGTTGTGAATATCCCAGGAAATCAATTGTGTGGGGCCTGCTTCAATGACTCAAACCACAAGTCTTTGGGCAATAAGTAAACGCTTTTGTTTAATGTCTATGTCtgacattttgatatttaattaaattttaactgTACTGCTTTACCATTAGATTCTGGGAATGCTTGGTTTTGCGGTCTTCGAGTTTGAACCGTGGAGAAGCGATTGCGAATGTTCGGATTTCAGGAGTGCTCGTGTGGTTGTTATGCAAGCCGACCCAAGGGCTGTGGCAGCGCAAGGGCAGGCAGAATTCCTCAGTGTAAAGGGTTCTGTGAATCAGAGAGCTTTGGCAGGAACACATGTGGGCAAATAGACAGCAGTTGTAAAGATTGCTTAGATATGTCAAACAGAATATCCTTGATCTATGGCAATCTGGCAGCCAAGAGAATCAGGGGAGGGAGACAGAAACAAACAACAACGATGCCCTAGACAGAGTTCAGTAGTATGGAACGTAAGAGCAGGTTGAaaacatctatctgtctgtctgtctgtctgtctattttggATTGtgttcagtaaggatgcattatgcattaaattgatctaaagtgataataaaaacatttctaatatatatatatgcacgttTCGCCACAGTTTCAAACAGAAATGTCAACTGAgtggtgctaaaacactggttcaATTCATGAACCCTGGCACGTTTTTATTATGTTGATATAGGTACATATtgctgtgttttattatgttactTCTGGTATGTATTGCAGcggttcagaattcaaatatccggGGACTGTCGCTAAAAGTTAGTGCTCTATCGTGTTAGAAATTTGCCttacaccaaacccaaccctaaacctacccgatagtgttaacaaaagcaaaactgATATAAATGCAACCATGCCATTTGAACTTCCTTATATGCAGATTTGAAATGCTTTGTCGAACCATGGTTGCGCAGGGTTCAAACCAGAGCTCCTCACCTCTCAAGTACGTCTCCGTACTTGAGTGTGCTACTGAAAAAACCTACCGCCTATGAAAACCCAtagatatgaagctggatatgtgtgatgctaacattcagaagcatcagttttcaaatctcccagcatattaatatttatttgaagtcataacatgataTTCTTCAAGTAATTGTGCAAAACATTATGCTTTATTAATTGAAACTCTGTAAATTAGTGTGAAAGGGAATAAAAGGTCtcagagttttactgcctctagtgttcatttattttggaaactgcagtgatatgtgCTTAATGGTACGTATTTCGCGTCTTACTAAAAAGTGCACCCAGGTACATTTATGCCATGAGACCAGGTagaaatcattatattagaaagatttctgaaggatcatgtgacactgaagactggagtaattgctgcaGGAAATAGGGATCCTCGTTTCCCATACTTTTTAAACTGCTGCCCTATTTAGGCTTGTGGATGGTTGTAAAAGTCCTCAATATGTAACATCCTTTCAAGTCATGTCATTTCAAATAGAATAAAACTGAAAGTAGAAGCTATTTTTTTAAAACCTCTCTGAAGTTGAGCTAGACCAATCTTCATTGCACCCTACCTCACCCTCATCCAGATGCTCTGATTCAGTCTCTTCTAAAATGCAGAGCCTTTAACCGTCTGAGACTGACCTTTGAAAAACACCTGGAAGCGATTGACTTCAATCAAAGATGCACCTTGAAGCAGCCGAGGAGCTGCTTTGTTTTTTTACTCTGCCGAATTTAGTAAGGTACTGCACTGTACTTTACAGTATGATGCGATTAGATCAGTGAACGTCTGTTCTTCTCACAGTAACTGTGAACTCAATTAATTTTGACTTCTTCAGTTCCTGAGCCAAAACAACAAGGCCATAGTGCATACATATTATTCACAACCCCTTGAGCAATAAACTGAAGAAAACATTCTCTCAAAACTCCTTCAATAAAGTCAGGCCTATTTCTCAGAAATATCATCTCGTTTTGTTTCAAGTCGCTCTCTCCAGAAGGTTTTCAGGTTAGCAATCAGCAATATATTTTAAAGGTAAATCTTATCTTAAGGgatttgtgagtgagagtgttttATAAATATGTCACTGGGACATTGAGAAACCTCTTTGTCATGCATTTGTGGTGGGCGATTTCAGCATGTATTTGCAGCTGGAGGTCTCCAGTGGAGACTAGTTGTTCCGTCTGGGTTTTATGTCACAGTAAGGCCACTCTGTATGTGCGCTTATGAACACCATTGCTACTGTGCTGCCATTTGCGTGCAAACACCGGTATGCAACGTGTCCCTGTTGATTCGTTTCTATGCCGGGAGAATCCACAGATGACTGTTCTTCCTGTTGTGTTTATTATTACACTACATTATGGTCACTGTTGTAGTCTTAATTGATGGCTCTGTTCTTTCCTTTGAGAAGCTGGAATCATTTAGTTGTACCCACCAATCCTGTTTGCTCTTATAAATGTTGAGAATGTCCAAGTAAATACCAAGTATGTTTTTCGTAACTAGCTGCTGGCAGAAGAAGCAAGGCTTTCAGTTTGGTTTTCAAGCCTTTGCAGACATTTGGATTGCTACACATTATATTACGGCATAAtgtctgtttttaaatgtgaaactgtttactaaaatgacatttttgcatatatatatatatatatatatatatatatatatatatatggcaaataTTTTTCAGAGGAAGTACATAGAGGACAGGAAATGATGAGAAGGGAATTTTCGTATTCAGTCGgcattgcacatacagtatgagTACCGCAAAACACAATATGAAGTTTGTTTTTACATGCCATTTATCAGcggatttatctgaaatatattatTCCACAACACACCGCAAAgccaaaaccaaaaccaaaaaattTTTCAGGCAACTTAGAAATCCCAGCCAGGACATGCCCAGGAAAAAGAGGTCACATGGTTACCCATATATCCATTACACTTTTCAGACCTTACATTTGCATACATACTTTTTTGAGCACACATGTTGTTTGATCCTAAAGTAAAATTGATGTTTCTCTCACAGAGGGTTCAGGGGTGAGCTCCCAGGGATGCCAGGGAGGCTGTCAGACCTGCTCGGTTTACAATGGCTGTCTGACCTGCAAACCCAAGCTTTTTATTCACCTTGAGAGGGACGGGATGAGGCAGATTGGGGTGTGCCTGCCCTCCTGCCCTAATGGTTTCTACGGCACCCGTTCCCCTGACCGGAACGACTGCATAAGTAAGACACATTTACCTCAGCTTCTCTTTGAAATATTTACTCTACAGATGTACTTATGTCTTGGCTATGGACATTGATGTGTATACTACAGCATTCTCTTCTCAGCTCAGGCAATGTGGTAATGAGTGTGTAACCTGTCTTCCAGAGTGTGGGTCAGAGTGCGAATCTTGCTTTAACAGGCACTTCTGTCTGCACTGCAGAGCGGGCTCCTATTTGCACAAGGGCAAGTGCATGGAGAGCTGTCCAGATGGGCTGATGCCCAGCGATACCAAGAAAGAGTGTGTCCCTGGTGAGTGCCCAGTTTACAGTCACAGATATGAAAAAaggttttactgtcatttttatgtGGCCGACCACCAGTTTTGATTTCAATGCTTGGACTAAATCCTCATCAACTTGACATGAGCGTCATGTAACAGAAATGAAATACTTACCTAGAGTCACAAAACAGTGAGGTTCCAAATCTACACAAATAGATGATTTAAGAagctgggaaaaaaataaataaataaaagccttgCTTCTTCTGCCAGCAGCTAGTTACAAAAAACATACTTGGTATTTActtggtattttatatatatatatatatatatatatatatatatatatatatatatatatatatatatatatatatatatatatatatatatatatatatatatatatatcagacttTCAAAAGCTACATATTAGAGAGAGGATCATTCAAATtcactaaaataaatcaaaacattaaaagtaCACATTAGAGAGAGTGCTGTCTGAATGAACAGAGTCATTCAAATGAATAAGACTTTCAAAAGCTACAAATTACAGAGACgaatattttaataaactgatttACTTGAATGAATATGACTTTACACTGCTACATATTAGACAGATGGCCATCTAAATTAACTGATTTACTGCATATTAGATGGATGATTATTACTAGAAAAATTCAGACTTTGCAAACTAGTTTGTATAAAGTAGTTTGTTAAAAGCTACAGTATTATGAACATAGCTGAACACTTTCAGAACAAAAGCTTTTCCACCCTAATTACCCCTACAgagtgcatattagtaccttaaaagTACATAGTGATTCCtaaattgtatgtttttgtacCTCTTGAAAAgctaccaccccagtgacaacttttgtaccttttttcagTAGTGTTATTGTCAAGTGTTGAGAGCAGACTGAAAAATGTTGTCCAGTTAGTGACTCCGCAGTTCTTCTAGTGAAGCTaacagtgtgtgcgtgtgtgtgtgtgtgcatgtgatggTTTCACAGCATGTCCTGCGGACTGCGACTCCTGTCAGAACAGTGATACGTGTACGAGGTGTGCGCCGGGACATTACCTACTACATGGGCAATGTCATCCTGTCTGCCCAGACGATTTTGAGCCCAATAACTTAATGGAGTGCATCCCAACTGGTTAGTCTCTAACAGAGCACCTGCTATCAAGACACAGTGCTGTATGTATGAGTCTTCACTGACTTGTTAACTGTGTTTTAGTGCACTGTGATGTGGGTGAGTGGAGTGAATGGGGCCCCTGCTCACGCTCAGGTAAAACCTGCGGCTTCAAAAGGGGCGAAGAAACAAGGACCAGGAAGGTCCTACAGAATCCTTCTCCAATGGGAAGCCCGTGCCCTACGACTTCTGATAAGAGGGAATGCTTTGTCAAAAGAAAAAGATGTAAGTGgccaatataattattaataaatagacCCAAATATCGCTGAAAACTGTAAGTCTGATCAACTAGAGGAGTAAAGAGCTGCATGATGGTATCATTAAAACCGTAACCCTATGTATGAGCAATAACAATAGTGATGCTTGACTTAGTGAATGGAATAGCCAGAAGGATGTTGTACAGTTTCCACTGTTTTATAACAAAAAACATAGACTCtacttattttattatcatataaATGCTTGTTTTGTATCGTCTGGATAATTATAAATGTGCCAGAAATGTTTCCCGACTGATGCAAAACAAATACATGAAACAGATTCAAGGATCTGTGCAGTTGTAAGCTTAACCATATTTGGACAGTTatgttttgaatgtttatttgtgTTAGTGGTATTTGTGGGACATTGCTGCTTTATGACAGACAGCAGGCAAACTCGACAGCTCATCACTCTCCACCTCATAAAGACTCAGGGCCTcaggacagagaaagagaacagatgaaaataaaaagggGATGGAGATTTGCATGTGAACTTTTTTAGACTCCAAACACCAATGATATGGATTGATCTCACACACAGATTcaacagcaaaacacacacacacacacacacacacacacacacaaaacatgccaAATGTCACTCTGGACCAAAAGCTCTGTAGGCAACATATTAAAGAATCATAGGCACATTTATGATGCAGATATATTTATTTTCCCTGCAGACATGCTGTAATCCTTTGACTTTTGGGGGGCATAAAATATaactaataattgtaaaaaataaaataatcatttgaaatcattaaaaaaaaaaaaaacagttttaccctaaataaatatttatgcttGTTAAATTATTGGGTCTCCAAATTCTATAGTAGTGTCAGAAGtcaaaaagagctttattgccaagtatgtttgcacatacaaggaatctGTTTTAGTGACACAATTTGTTTTAGTTGCATAAAATATAGAATTAAATTTGTTGGACGAAACAAAATAtaccctaaaatatatatttatgctcTTTAAATTATGAGGGCCCTCCAATATAACATTGCATAAATAGTTTCCAAAAAAGGAATCCCATGATACACTGTgagtaaaatacaattattaaaaaaataataataattaaaaatctataataaaaagataataaaaaacattgtagACACATACttacatacagatagatagattcatGTTAAATTGAAGTGAGTGTTTTATCAGTCCGCTGGGGGCCATGGGTGAGGGGTGCGTTTTATACACTGCAGGCTCGGTTATCAACCTCGACCCCGCTTGTGATTACCCAGCTCCCCCAACTCCTGAAACATCAACTGCGCACTAATTATCTGCTGGGGTTCTGTCCTGTCCGTGTTTATGTTCCACATACACCAAGAGGGTCAGTGGTCTGACCCCCGCCAACTCAAAGTACTCCCACTGACACTGATACATCCTCCTTGTCCACCCCCGACTCCtgatacatacaaacacacacatatgcaacTGTTTTACTTGTTGTTTCCCCAGCCAAATCCCTCTCCATTCTTCTCTCGTTACTTGTCATTTGTCTTTCTTTCGTGTTCTCCCTCTGACTAATCCTGACCTTTTTCTTGCATAGCAGCCCTGCGTCTGGCCCCTGTCCTTTCCCTTTCAGGCTTCATGACTCTAAATTCAACTCCTAGTGTCaacatgtgctttttttttcctttcttttttgctCAGTTTTTTAATGTTGATCATATATATTTGGGgtccatttaaaagaaaaaaaaatttaaatcaaagaTTAAATTGAATAACAGTAATGTTACCAAAGTTGTTCTTttgatggtttaaaaaaaatgctattctTTTCTACTCTACTCataaaagaatcctggaaaaaaagtataatgtttttttacaaaaaacattaagcagcacatctgttttcatcCAATACATACGtacataaatatttaagtaaattatttacaattataatttgacaatattactgtttttacagtatttttttatcaaataaatggcaccttttagagacttctttcaaaaaatgccaaacttttgaatggtagcatacatatatataatttgtgtgcgtgtgtgtgtgtacaggttttACCTACATTGTAGacatcaaatatatttaataaatatacttaaatatactAAGTATACTCAAAGCCCGGGCATTCCTCCTGTGGGACGAGCCAAAGCCCTTAATCCCTGCCTGGCTCCTCCCAAAATCCACCGGACGGTAGCACGCCTGCCAGGGAGGATGTGACCCCCTCCACCCCACCCCATCTCACCCCCGTGGTTCATTAGTGAAATTGTGCCCCACTGCACTGATATTATATCCCATTTCAACCATCTCCACATCTGTGTCCTTAACAGCAGCAGACTGGGACGATATGTTGAAACATCTAGATGGACACAACTATAAgacaaattctgttcttttgaattttctattaatcaaatcaaaattaaagaattatcatggtttccacaaaaaaatagtAAGCACCACAAGTGCTTTCATCACTgttaataataagacattttcttcattttctgaagaatcatgtgacaaaaAAGACTGAAAGGCTGAAAATTCAGTTgtgccatcacagaaattaataaaaattgaaaGAGAGCAGTTCCTTTTTGATAATGTTTCACAGTAGtactatttaaactgtatttcttatcaaataaatacggcttaaaaaattttttaccaaTCCAAACTTTTGTACAGTAGTGTATACCTCACAATGATGAGTTTAGGTCTCATATTGCGACCTAATTTTAAACTCttatctactttttaatattttaaatgcagttttacacTTTTACACAGAAAAAGGCTTCCATAACTAAAGGAATATCTCTTGAATATCTCAATCTCAAGAGATCTCTTGGATATCTATGTTGTTTCTCTTGGATAGCAATCAGATTAAATGGAGAACAAATGGAGATGTACCTGTTGAGACCTTACAGTTTCTCTGATAATGCTGAAATAAAAAGTAatctcaaatgtaaaaaaaaataataataatctcaaatGGGTCTCATCTAGAGTTCAAGAGAGAACAATGTCTCAAACACTGCTCAACATGCTCAAGACCGAAAGTCAAAGCATTCGATATGATGTCATGTATTTCAATAATATTATTCCT
Proteins encoded in this region:
- the LOC132103289 gene encoding R-spondin-3-like; amino-acid sequence: MQLQLISIVLILHCMEYTNCQHQDSRHRLNKQGSGVSSQGCQGGCQTCSVYNGCLTCKPKLFIHLERDGMRQIGVCLPSCPNGFYGTRSPDRNDCIKCGSECESCFNRHFCLHCRAGSYLHKGKCMESCPDGLMPSDTKKECVPACPADCDSCQNSDTCTRCAPGHYLLHGQCHPVCPDDFEPNNLMECIPTVHCDVGEWSEWGPCSRSGKTCGFKRGEETRTRKVLQNPSPMGSPCPTTSDKRECFVKRKRCKPKGQRRREKKKHFNLQDKDNGEARRERKREQEKEIIDREASESRNKTEHRRRRDQSRDDGTV